In the genome of Afipia felis ATCC 53690, the window CCCTTCGTCGCGCTTGCCAACGGGCTTCGCCGCCAGGGCTTCTCCGCGCCGGCGGTATATCATGCCGACCTCGATGCGGGTTTTCTGCTGCTCGAGGATCTCGGCGGCGCGACCTTCGTGCAGGGCACGCCGCCCGAGCCGATCGCCGAGCGCTATCAGGCGGCAGCGACAATGCTCGCCGCGCTTCACGCCATCGACCTGCCCGACACCTTGCCGCTTGCACCGAAGATCAACTACCGGATTCCGGAGTTCGATTTCGACGCGATGATGGTCGAGGTCGGATTGATGCTGGACTGGTATCTGCCCGATCACGGCGTGACATTGGGCGGCATGATGCATGCCGACTTCCTCGTGATCTGGAAGGATTTGCTCGGCCGGATCGAACGCACGCGCAAGACCTGGATGCTGCGCGACTTCCATTCGCCGAACCTGATCTGGCTCGGCGGCCGCAAGGATATTGCGCGAGTCGGACTGCTCGACTTTCAGGACGCGGTGATGGGGCCGGAAGCCTATGACCTCGTATCGCTCTTACAGGATGCCCGAATCGACGTGCCGGATTCCGTCGAGATTCCGCTGCTCGGCCGTTACGTCGCCGCGCGACGACAGGCCGACCCCGCTTTCGATGCTGCAAGCTTCGTCGAGCGGTACGCCATCATGTCCGCGCAGCGGAATACGCGCCTGCTCGGCACCTTCGCGCGGCTCAACCGCCGCGACGGCAAGCCACAATATCTGCGGCATCAGCCCCGGATATGGGGCTATTTGCAGCGTGCGTTCGCGCACCCCACCCTGAACAGCCTTAAGGATTGGTTTACGGCGAACGTCCCGCCCCCTATCGATCGCATTTGAAATGAAAATTTACGCGCCATTAGGTCGCCAGCGGTATTTTTGGTGACCTCGTCTTGCTGCCGTCACACCGCCGCAGGACTCAAACGGGCGGAGACCCCGAATGGCAACAGAGCGACGCAAGGGAGAGCGGGTCGTTTTCGAACGCGGCTTCGCAGCGCATATGATGGGCATCGACGGCACATGGCGCCGGAGTTGTCTCGTCGAGG includes:
- a CDS encoding bifunctional tRNA (adenosine(37)-N6)-threonylcarbamoyltransferase complex ATPase subunit type 1 TsaE/phosphotransferase, encoding MNEPSSFSVALPNEIATAQLMADLALLVGPGDTITLSGDLGAGKTTAARAMIRYLAGDEAYEVPSPTFTLTQTYDLPPYPVLHADLYRIADPSELEEIGLAPLPDGALALIEWPERAPDEMPDNRIDIAFSHRPSLGSAARAAEITGHGEAAAKVARLAALRHFLNLSGQANAVRQRMPGDASTRSYARVIGDQGSLVLMNSPPRPDGPAIHNGRSYSAAVHLAEDVRPFVALANGLRRQGFSAPAVYHADLDAGFLLLEDLGGATFVQGTPPEPIAERYQAAATMLAALHAIDLPDTLPLAPKINYRIPEFDFDAMMVEVGLMLDWYLPDHGVTLGGMMHADFLVIWKDLLGRIERTRKTWMLRDFHSPNLIWLGGRKDIARVGLLDFQDAVMGPEAYDLVSLLQDARIDVPDSVEIPLLGRYVAARRQADPAFDAASFVERYAIMSAQRNTRLLGTFARLNRRDGKPQYLRHQPRIWGYLQRAFAHPTLNSLKDWFTANVPPPIDRI